AGCATGGGCATGAAATAAACGAGGGTGTCCGTGGAGCAGTGGAGCTGCTGCACAGGACACCCTCGTTTTGTGCTAAAGGTTAAGAATGTATATGCTTCATGCGATGAATTATCCTTCTATTCCCTGAGGATACGGCTGGGGGTAGATAATGAAGTCTTCAAGCCCGGCCTTTTCGAGCTGGGTGATGTTATATTCATCCGGTGTTCCTTCCACCCCGGCGTAACCCTTGCGCGTATACATATGAACGGCATCGGGAAAGGCGTCGCGCAGGACTGCACGGATTTTTTTGCCTGAGCTGTCATTATCCATGTACAGGTAGACATCCCCGTCCCGGATGGTATTCCGCAGGGATTCCAGCTTCAGGGTATTCAGCGTACCGAAGGTGCAC
The sequence above is a segment of the Paenibacillus sp. FSL R7-0204 genome. Coding sequences within it:
- a CDS encoding DNA primase; amino-acid sequence: MSITIIVEGKNDRSRLRRLLEPEVDILCTFGTLNTLKLESLRNTIRDGDVYLYMDNDSSGKKIRAVLRDAFPDAVHMYTRKGYAGVEGTPDEYNITQLEKAGLEDFIIYPQPYPQGIEG